A region of Pseudomonas saponiphila DNA encodes the following proteins:
- a CDS encoding DUF3565 domain-containing protein gives METALLAAISMGWDLLHKNEEGRSLAKQSLESERNPDQRNGKTPSTIRGFHQDEDGHWVAELSCGHTQHLRHQPPWQSRAWVLDPQQRTEKIGQPFACGWCAQAPGSDNLSA, from the coding sequence ATGGAGACAGCCTTATTGGCGGCGATCAGCATGGGGTGGGACCTTTTGCATAAGAATGAAGAGGGTCGAAGTTTAGCGAAGCAATCGCTCGAAAGCGAACGGAACCCGGACCAACGGAACGGGAAAACCCCGTCGACAATTCGTGGATTTCATCAGGATGAAGACGGCCACTGGGTGGCGGAGCTGTCCTGCGGCCATACCCAGCACCTGCGCCACCAGCCGCCCTGGCAATCCCGGGCCTGGGTCCTGGACCCACAGCAGCGGACAGAAAAAATAGGCCAGCCCTTTGCCTGCGGCTGGTGTGCTCAAGCCCCGGGAAGCGATAACCTTAGCGCCTGA
- a CDS encoding glycosyltransferase family 4 protein, which produces MASSDTEAMTTALHITLITETFPPEINGVANTLGRLCDGLRARGHQVELVRPRQGCDQSRPSDEALLLCRGWPLPGYPGLQWGQSSMHKLLRRWKRQRPDVLYIATEGPLGLSALRAAKRLGISVVSGFHTNFQQYSSQYGLGLLTRLLTHYLRWFHNRSKLTLVPSASQRLELERRHFERLALLSRGVDSQLFHPAKRLNELRSHWGLGNDDLAVIHVGRLAPEKNLGLLKRCFEQLKASYPQRRMKLIVVGDGPQRAALEKSLPEALFCGSQRGEALAAHYASGDVFLFPSLTETFGNVVLEALASGLAVVAYDQAAAAQHIRHGYNGVLAMPGDEGAFCEAAGWLLEEAETLRRVRLNARQHASRQGWPAVIEQFEDQLRNACQPVPAADYEAMIETALQTPSAVKTLQTVRRLPPSPPGAGR; this is translated from the coding sequence ATGGCCTCATCCGACACTGAGGCCATGACGACTGCTCTGCATATCACCCTCATCACTGAAACCTTCCCACCGGAAATCAATGGCGTGGCCAATACCCTTGGCCGCCTATGCGATGGCCTGCGCGCCCGTGGGCATCAGGTGGAGCTGGTGCGCCCACGCCAGGGCTGCGATCAGAGTCGCCCCAGCGATGAAGCACTGCTGCTGTGCCGCGGCTGGCCGCTGCCGGGCTATCCGGGGCTGCAATGGGGTCAGTCGTCGATGCACAAACTGCTGCGGCGCTGGAAACGCCAGCGCCCGGACGTGCTCTACATCGCCACTGAAGGGCCGTTGGGATTATCCGCTCTGCGGGCTGCCAAGCGCCTGGGGATCTCGGTGGTCAGCGGCTTTCACACCAACTTCCAGCAGTATTCCAGCCAGTACGGCCTGGGTTTGCTGACCCGCCTGCTGACCCACTACCTGCGCTGGTTCCACAACCGTTCGAAGCTGACCCTGGTGCCCAGTGCCAGCCAGCGCCTGGAGCTGGAACGCCGCCACTTCGAACGCCTGGCCCTGCTGTCCCGGGGCGTCGACAGCCAGTTGTTCCATCCGGCCAAGCGGCTCAATGAGCTGCGCAGCCATTGGGGCCTGGGCAACGACGACCTGGCGGTGATCCATGTCGGGCGCCTGGCGCCGGAGAAGAATCTCGGGCTGCTCAAGCGTTGCTTCGAACAGCTCAAGGCCAGTTATCCACAGCGTCGGATGAAGTTGATCGTGGTGGGTGACGGCCCACAACGTGCCGCCCTGGAAAAAAGCCTGCCCGAGGCTCTGTTCTGCGGTAGCCAGCGCGGCGAGGCGCTGGCGGCCCACTACGCCTCGGGGGATGTGTTCCTGTTTCCCAGCCTGACCGAAACCTTCGGCAACGTAGTGCTGGAAGCCCTGGCGTCAGGGTTGGCGGTGGTGGCTTACGATCAGGCCGCTGCAGCCCAGCACATCCGCCATGGCTACAACGGCGTGCTGGCCATGCCCGGGGATGAGGGTGCGTTCTGCGAGGCTGCCGGCTGGCTGCTGGAGGAAGCGGAAACCCTGCGCCGGGTACGTCTCAACGCCCGGCAACACGCCAGCCGCCAAGGGTGGCCCGCCGTGATCGAACAGTTTGAAGATCAGTTGCGCAATGCCTGCCAGCCGGTTCCGGCTGCGGACTACGAGGCAATGATCGAAACGGCGCTGCAAACGCCAAGTGCGGTCAAGACACTCCAGACGGTGAGGAGGCTGCCCCCCTCGCCGCCCGGAGCCGGGCGTTAG
- a CDS encoding glutathione peroxidase, whose product MSAFHDLKLKALDGQELPLAPFKGQVVLVVNVASKCGLTPQYAALENLYQQYKGQGFSVLGLPCNQFAGQEPGTEQQIQEFCSLNYGVTFPLSAKLEVNGPERHQLYRLLAGEGAEFPGDITWNFEKFLLGKDGRVLARFSPRTAPDDPTVVQAIEKALS is encoded by the coding sequence ATGAGTGCTTTTCACGACCTTAAATTGAAAGCCCTGGATGGTCAGGAGCTACCGCTCGCGCCCTTCAAGGGGCAAGTCGTGCTGGTGGTCAACGTCGCCTCCAAATGTGGTCTGACACCACAATATGCGGCGTTGGAAAATCTCTACCAGCAATACAAGGGCCAGGGGTTCAGCGTGCTGGGCCTGCCCTGCAATCAGTTCGCCGGGCAGGAGCCGGGAACCGAGCAGCAGATCCAGGAGTTTTGCAGCCTCAACTACGGGGTGACCTTTCCCTTGAGTGCCAAGCTTGAGGTCAATGGCCCCGAGCGTCATCAGCTGTACCGCCTGCTGGCAGGCGAGGGGGCCGAGTTTCCGGGGGACATCACCTGGAACTTCGAAAAATTCCTCCTGGGCAAGGATGGCCGGGTTCTGGCGCGCTTCTCGCCACGCACCGCGCCGGATGATCCCACTGTGGTCCAGGCTATCGAGAAGGCCTTGAGCTGA
- a CDS encoding NADH:flavin oxidoreductase, translating to MPVQALFKPFQLGALELPTRVVMAPMTRSFSPGGVPNSKVIEYYRRRAAAGVGLIITEGTTVGHKAANGYPNVPQFYGEAALAGWKKVVDAVHAEGGKIVPQLWHVGNVRRLGTEPDASVPGYGPSEKLKDGQVVVHGMTHEDIREVIAAFAQAAKDAQSIGMDGVEIHGAHGYLVDQFFWEGSNQRSDEYGGDLAQRSRFAIELIQAVRAAVGPEFPIILRFSQWKQQDYSARLVQTPQALGAFLKPLADAGVDIFHCSTRRFWEPEFEGSDLNLAGWTRKLTGKPTITVGSVGLDGEFLQFMVNTDKVAQPASLENLLQRLNNDEFDLVAVGRALLVDPDWAQKVREGREQDILPFSREALMTLV from the coding sequence ATGCCTGTTCAAGCCTTGTTCAAACCCTTTCAACTCGGCGCGCTGGAGCTGCCGACCCGTGTGGTGATGGCGCCCATGACCCGCTCGTTTTCCCCGGGTGGGGTGCCCAACTCCAAGGTCATCGAGTATTACCGGCGCCGAGCCGCCGCCGGCGTGGGCCTGATCATCACCGAAGGCACCACGGTCGGCCACAAGGCCGCCAACGGTTACCCCAACGTGCCGCAGTTCTATGGCGAAGCGGCCCTGGCCGGCTGGAAGAAGGTGGTGGACGCGGTGCATGCCGAGGGCGGCAAGATCGTCCCGCAGCTGTGGCATGTGGGCAATGTGCGGCGCCTGGGCACCGAACCGGATGCCAGCGTGCCCGGCTACGGCCCCAGTGAGAAGCTCAAGGATGGCCAGGTGGTGGTGCATGGCATGACCCACGAGGACATCCGGGAGGTGATCGCCGCCTTCGCCCAGGCCGCCAAGGATGCCCAGAGCATCGGCATGGACGGCGTGGAAATTCATGGCGCCCACGGCTATCTGGTGGACCAGTTCTTCTGGGAAGGCAGCAACCAGCGCAGTGACGAATACGGTGGCGACCTGGCCCAGCGTTCGCGTTTCGCCATCGAACTGATCCAGGCCGTGCGTGCCGCTGTCGGTCCGGAGTTCCCGATCATCCTGCGCTTCTCCCAATGGAAGCAGCAGGACTACAGCGCTCGCCTGGTACAAACCCCGCAAGCCCTGGGTGCCTTCCTCAAGCCGCTGGCGGATGCCGGTGTGGATATCTTCCACTGCTCGACCCGGCGCTTCTGGGAGCCGGAGTTCGAAGGATCGGATCTGAACCTGGCCGGCTGGACCCGCAAGCTCACTGGCAAGCCGACCATCACCGTGGGCAGCGTTGGCCTGGATGGCGAGTTCCTGCAGTTCATGGTCAACACCGACAAGGTGGCGCAGCCGGCCAGTCTGGAAAACCTGTTGCAGCGCCTGAACAACGACGAGTTCGATTTGGTGGCCGTGGGCCGGGCCCTGCTGGTGGATCCGGATTGGGCACAGAAAGTCCGCGAGGGCCGTGAGCAGGACATTCTGCCGTTCAGCCGTGAAGCCCTGATGACCCTGGTCTAA
- a CDS encoding FKBP-type peptidyl-prolyl cis-trans isomerase, whose amino-acid sequence MLIAANKAVSIDYTLTNDAGEVIDSSAGGAPLVYLQGAGNIIPGLEKALEGKQVGDELNVSVEPEDAYGEYAAELVSTLSRSMFEGVDELEVGMQFHASAPDGQMQIVTIRDLDGDDVTVDGNHPLAGQRLNFQVKIVAIRDASQEEIAHGHVHGEGGHHH is encoded by the coding sequence ATGCTGATCGCCGCCAATAAGGCTGTCTCCATCGACTATACCCTCACCAACGACGCTGGTGAGGTCATCGACAGCTCTGCCGGCGGCGCCCCGCTGGTTTACCTGCAAGGCGCAGGTAACATCATTCCTGGTCTGGAAAAGGCTCTGGAAGGCAAGCAAGTCGGTGACGAGCTGAACGTTTCCGTAGAACCTGAAGATGCCTACGGCGAATACGCTGCCGAACTGGTCAGCACCCTGAGCCGCAGCATGTTCGAAGGCGTCGACGAGCTGGAAGTGGGCATGCAGTTCCACGCTTCCGCTCCGGACGGCCAGATGCAGATCGTGACCATCCGTGATCTGGACGGCGACGACGTGACCGTCGACGGCAACCACCCGCTGGCTGGCCAGCGCCTGAACTTCCAGGTCAAGATCGTTGCCATCCGTGACGCCAGCCAGGAAGAAATCGCCCATGGCCACGTCCATGGCGAAGGTGGCCATCACCACTGA